In a single window of the Gossypium hirsutum isolate 1008001.06 chromosome A13, Gossypium_hirsutum_v2.1, whole genome shotgun sequence genome:
- the LOC107893322 gene encoding probable phospholipase A2 homolog 1, which yields MLPNAVRFVTKFTFIYVFLTVSAVSAINDSQVCSRTCVAENCDTVAIRYGKYCGVGWSGCPGEKPCDDLDACCKIHDECVGNKGLIDVECHEDFKVCITKVQESGKVGFSRKCPINMVVPAMIKGIDMAILLSQLGNTKYDEL from the exons ATGCTGCCCAATGCTGTGCGTTTCGTAACGAAATTTACCTTTATCTACGTCTTCCTCACTGTCTCCGCCGTCTCCGCCATCAATGATTCTCAG GTATGTAGCAGAACCTGCGTAGCTGAAAACTGTGATA CGGTTGCGATCCGATACGGAAAGTACTGCGGCGTAGGGTGGTCCGGCTGTCCCGGAGAAAAACCGTGCGACGATCTGGACGCTTGTTGCAAGATCCACGACGAATGCGTCGGGAATAAAG gTTTGATTGACGTAGAATGTCATGAAGATTTTAAGGTTTGCATAACGAAAGTACAAGAATCCGGGAAAGTTGGATTTTCTCGGAAATGTCCAATTAATATGGTGGTGCCTGCGATGATTAAAGGTATAGATATGGCTATTTTACTGAGCCAATTAGGCAATACTAAATATGATGAACTCTGA
- the LOC107893323 gene encoding 60S ribosomal protein L31: protein MVEKTRGRKEEVVTREYTINLHKRLHGCTFKKKAPKAIKEIRRFAEKAMGTKDVRVDVKLNKHIWSRGIRSVPRRIRVRIARKRNDDEDAKEELYSLVSVAEIPAEGLKGLGTKVIDDDDE, encoded by the exons ATGGTTGAGAAGACAAGGGGAAGAAAGGAAGAGGTTGTTACCAGAGAATACACCATCAACCTTCACAAGCGTCTCCATGGCTG CACATTCAAGAAGAAAGCTCCCAAGGCAATAAAAGAGATCAGGAGATTTGCAGAAAAAGCCATGGGAACCAAGGATGTGAGAGTTGATGTTAAACTGAACAAGCACATATGGAGCCGAGGGATCCGAAGTGTCCCCAGACGGATTAGGGTTCGCATTGCTCGGAAGAGAAACGATGATGAAGATGCAAAGGAGGAGCTTTACTCTCTGGTATCGGTTGCCGAAATCCCAGCCGAAGGACTCAAAGGTTTGGGCACTAAGGTcatcgatgatgatgatgagtaa
- the LOC107893324 gene encoding 40S ribosomal protein S30, with the protein MGKVHGSLARAGKVRGQTPKVAKQDKKKKPRGRAYKRMQYNRRFVTAVVGFGKKRGPNSSEK; encoded by the exons ATGG GTAAGGTTCATGGATCTTTAGCTCGTGCCGGTAAGGTGAGAGGTCAAACACCTAAAGTGGCTAAGCAAGACAAGAAGAAGAAGCCCCGTGGCCGCGCTTACAAGAGGATGCAATACAACCGTCGTTTCGTCACCGCAG TGGTCGGATTCGGCAAAAAGAGGGGACCTAACTCATCTGAGAAGTAA